A window from Schistosoma haematobium chromosome 3, whole genome shotgun sequence encodes these proteins:
- the MRPL13_1 gene encoding 54S ribosomal protein L13 (EggNog:ENOG410VCG5~COG:J~BUSCO:EOG091G0QCX) has product MSHWRVLQWRAFAREWLIYDSFMQCPMLSAERIAKYLTGKNIRYYDPSADFGSHVVVINSRHIAAKDNSRYWKRFLYTTHTRFPVNRVEETMEEVHRRDPTEVIRLEIKAVLRNNESRKYQLSRLHIYPDNIETIPKDIIANISGVIPQVMKVPKRLDEYSAEELNEFPKLFDWPEDFHVAPLSSIAKKLITRGSK; this is encoded by the exons ATGTCACATTGGAGGGTTTTA CAATGGAGGGCGTTTGCTAGAGAATGGCTCATTTATGACTCTTTCATGCAGTGCCCTATGCTCTCGGCCGAAAGAATTGCGAAGTATTTGACGGGAAAGAATATCCGATACTATGACCCTAGTG CCGACTTTGGGAGTCATGTTGTTGTGATCAATTCTAGACACATTGCTGCAAAAGATAATAGTCGATATTGGAAACGGTTCTTATACACTACACATACAAG GTTCCCTGTGAATCGTGTTGAAGAAACAATGGAGGAAGTTCACAGGCGTGATCCTACTGAG GTTATTCGTTTAGAAATTAAAGCCGTCTTACGAAATAATGAATCCCGTAAATATCAATTATCTCGTCTTCATATATACCCTGATAATATTGAA ACTATTCCCAAGGACATTATTGCAAATATTTCAGGAGTAATACCACAAGTTATGAAAGTACCAAAACGTCTTGATGAATACTCTGCTGAAGAACTTAATGAATTTCCTAAACTTTTTGATTG GCCCGAAGATTTTCATGTTGCCCCGCTTAGTTCAATTGCAAAGAAGCTGATAACCAGAGGATCAAAATAA
- the MRPL13_1 gene encoding 54S ribosomal protein L13, variant 2 (EggNog:ENOG410VCG5~COG:J) encodes MEEVHRRDPTEVIRLEIKAVLRNNESRKYQLSRLHIYPDNIETIPKDIIANISGVIPQVMKVPKRLDEYSAEELNEFPKLFDWPEDFHVAPLSSIAKKLITRGSK; translated from the exons ATGGAGGAAGTTCACAGGCGTGATCCTACTGAG GTTATTCGTTTAGAAATTAAAGCCGTCTTACGAAATAATGAATCCCGTAAATATCAATTATCTCGTCTTCATATATACCCTGATAATATTGAA ACTATTCCCAAGGACATTATTGCAAATATTTCAGGAGTAATACCACAAGTTATGAAAGTACCAAAACGTCTTGATGAATACTCTGCTGAAGAACTTAATGAATTTCCTAAACTTTTTGATTG GCCCGAAGATTTTCATGTTGCCCCGCTTAGTTCAATTGCAAAGAAGCTGATAACCAGAGGATCAAAATAA